In Vibrio pelagius, a single window of DNA contains:
- a CDS encoding P-loop NTPase fold protein, which yields MFILFTYLKKANEYKNILRLANYLSLAIFVLVTNTNQLQASINHRYGDSVNAQQYLEKCFKLAFVRHVINEHHL from the coding sequence ATGTTTATATTGTTTACCTATTTGAAAAAGGCAAATGAATATAAAAATATCTTACGACTAGCGAATTATCTGAGCCTAGCAATCTTTGTTCTAGTGACCAACACAAACCAACTACAGGCCTCTATTAACCATCGATATGGTGACAGTGTTAACGCTCAACAATATCTTGAAAAATGCTTCAAGCTTGCTTTCGTAAGGCATGTCATAAATGAGCATCACCTTTAA